Proteins from a genomic interval of Taeniopygia guttata chromosome 33, bTaeGut7.mat, whole genome shotgun sequence:
- the LSR gene encoding lipolysis-stimulated lipoprotein receptor isoform X1, which translates to MAAALGALLALLGAPLQVWPLQVSVPEPRTVALLFQPVLLRCHFQVSSPGPAPIVTWKYKSFCPDTWAGPGATWDSPGEAAGACPDSARTVRIVATKQGTQVTLGDFYLGRPVTIQGGAELSLGPAAWGDSGLYLCTVTSTSDLQGNNEAVAELVVLGSLPEGSRLLPEGTLPDWLFVVLVALGAGLVALGAGLCWCQCCPHTCCCYLRCPCCPRTCCCPEALYLAGKAATSGGTFSPSPHPALPLQLLGSSQSSQVPLLRDGDSAAPSGPPPSVLRYLEEQLHTWGGGGAREWPPERRLEPREPRGVSGTPKSPKIPPKFPQNPKTLKKPQISPKIPELSPSPARFWAFLVP; encoded by the exons atggcggcggcgctGGGGGCGCTGCTGGCGCTGCTCG gtgcgCCGCTGCAGGTGTGGCCGCTGCAGGTGTCGGTGCCCGAGCCCCGCACGGTGGCGCTGCTCTTCCAGCCGGTGCTGCTGCGCTGCCACTtccaggtgagctcacctggcCCCGCGCCCATCGTCACCTGGAAGTACAAATCCTTCTGCCCCGACACCTGGGCGGGGCCCGGCGCCACCTGGGACTCACCTGGCGAGGCGGCGGGCGCCTGCCCCGACTCGGCGCGCACCGTGCGCATCGTGGCCACCAAGCAGGGCACGCAGGTGACCCTGGGGGACTTCTACCTGGGCAGGCCCGTCACCATCCAGGGAG gTGCGGAGCTGAGCCTGGGCCCCGCGGCCTGGGGCGACTCCGGCCTTTACCTGTGCACGGTGACCTCGACCAGCGACCTGCAGGGCAACAACGAGGCCGTGGCCgagctggtggtgctgg ggTCTCTTCCCGAGGGCTCCCGGCTGCTGCCCGAGGGGACCCTGCCAG ATTGGCTGTTCGTGGTGCTGGTGGCGCTGGGGGCGGGGCTGGTGGCGCTGGGGgcggggctgtgctggtgccagtGCTGCCCCCACACCTGCTGCTGTTACCTGcgctgcccctgctgcccccgcacctgctgctgccccgAGGCCC tttACCTGGCCGGGAAAGCCGCGACCTCGGGGGGCACCttcagcccctccccccacccagcgctgcccctgcagctcctcg gCAGCAGTCAGAGCTCTCAGGTGCCGCTGCTGCGGGACGGCGACAGCGCAG ccccctcgggacccccccccagcGTCCTGCGGTacctggaggagcagctgcacacctggggagggggcggggccagggaGTGGCCCCCAG aACGACGCCTTGAGCCGCGAGAGCCTCGTGGTGTGagcgggaccccaaaatccccgaaaatccccccaaaattcccccaaaatcccaaaactctcaaaaaaccccaaatttcccccaaaattccggaactttccccctcccccgctcgtttttgggcttttttggtgccttaa
- the LSR gene encoding lipolysis-stimulated lipoprotein receptor isoform X3: MAAALGALLALLGAPLQVWPLQVSVPEPRTVALLFQPVLLRCHFQVSSPGPAPIVTWKYKSFCPDTWAGPGATWDSPGEAAGACPDSARTVRIVATKQGTQVTLGDFYLGRPVTIQGGAELSLGPAAWGDSGLYLCTVTSTSDLQGNNEAVAELVVLDWLFVVLVALGAGLVALGAGLCWCQCCPHTCCCYLRCPCCPRTCCCPEALYLAGKAATSGGTFSPSPHPALPLQLLGSSQSSQVPLLRDGDSAAPSGPPPSVLRYLEEQLHTWGGGGAREWPPERRLEPREPRGVSGTPKSPKIPPKFPQNPKTLKKPQISPKIPELSPSPARFWAFLVP; the protein is encoded by the exons atggcggcggcgctGGGGGCGCTGCTGGCGCTGCTCG gtgcgCCGCTGCAGGTGTGGCCGCTGCAGGTGTCGGTGCCCGAGCCCCGCACGGTGGCGCTGCTCTTCCAGCCGGTGCTGCTGCGCTGCCACTtccaggtgagctcacctggcCCCGCGCCCATCGTCACCTGGAAGTACAAATCCTTCTGCCCCGACACCTGGGCGGGGCCCGGCGCCACCTGGGACTCACCTGGCGAGGCGGCGGGCGCCTGCCCCGACTCGGCGCGCACCGTGCGCATCGTGGCCACCAAGCAGGGCACGCAGGTGACCCTGGGGGACTTCTACCTGGGCAGGCCCGTCACCATCCAGGGAG gTGCGGAGCTGAGCCTGGGCCCCGCGGCCTGGGGCGACTCCGGCCTTTACCTGTGCACGGTGACCTCGACCAGCGACCTGCAGGGCAACAACGAGGCCGTGGCCgagctggtggtgctgg ATTGGCTGTTCGTGGTGCTGGTGGCGCTGGGGGCGGGGCTGGTGGCGCTGGGGgcggggctgtgctggtgccagtGCTGCCCCCACACCTGCTGCTGTTACCTGcgctgcccctgctgcccccgcacctgctgctgccccgAGGCCC tttACCTGGCCGGGAAAGCCGCGACCTCGGGGGGCACCttcagcccctccccccacccagcgctgcccctgcagctcctcg gCAGCAGTCAGAGCTCTCAGGTGCCGCTGCTGCGGGACGGCGACAGCGCAG ccccctcgggacccccccccagcGTCCTGCGGTacctggaggagcagctgcacacctggggagggggcggggccagggaGTGGCCCCCAG aACGACGCCTTGAGCCGCGAGAGCCTCGTGGTGTGagcgggaccccaaaatccccgaaaatccccccaaaattcccccaaaatcccaaaactctcaaaaaaccccaaatttcccccaaaattccggaactttccccctcccccgctcgtttttgggcttttttggtgccttaa
- the LSR gene encoding lipolysis-stimulated lipoprotein receptor isoform X5: protein MAAALGALLALLGAPLQVWPLQVSVPEPRTVALLFQPVLLRCHFQVSSPGPAPIVTWKYKSFCPDTWAGPGATWDSPGEAAGACPDSARTVRIVATKQGTQVTLGDFYLGRPVTIQGGAELSLGPAAWGDSGLYLCTVTSTSDLQGNNEAVAELVVLGSLPEGSRLLPEGTLPVYLAGKAATSGGTFSPSPHPALPLQLLGSSQSSQVPLLRDGDSAAPSGPPPSVLRYLEEQLHTWGGGGAREWPPERRLEPREPRGVSGTPKSPKIPPKFPQNPKTLKKPQISPKIPELSPSPARFWAFLVP from the exons atggcggcggcgctGGGGGCGCTGCTGGCGCTGCTCG gtgcgCCGCTGCAGGTGTGGCCGCTGCAGGTGTCGGTGCCCGAGCCCCGCACGGTGGCGCTGCTCTTCCAGCCGGTGCTGCTGCGCTGCCACTtccaggtgagctcacctggcCCCGCGCCCATCGTCACCTGGAAGTACAAATCCTTCTGCCCCGACACCTGGGCGGGGCCCGGCGCCACCTGGGACTCACCTGGCGAGGCGGCGGGCGCCTGCCCCGACTCGGCGCGCACCGTGCGCATCGTGGCCACCAAGCAGGGCACGCAGGTGACCCTGGGGGACTTCTACCTGGGCAGGCCCGTCACCATCCAGGGAG gTGCGGAGCTGAGCCTGGGCCCCGCGGCCTGGGGCGACTCCGGCCTTTACCTGTGCACGGTGACCTCGACCAGCGACCTGCAGGGCAACAACGAGGCCGTGGCCgagctggtggtgctgg ggTCTCTTCCCGAGGGCTCCCGGCTGCTGCCCGAGGGGACCCTGCCAG tttACCTGGCCGGGAAAGCCGCGACCTCGGGGGGCACCttcagcccctccccccacccagcgctgcccctgcagctcctcg gCAGCAGTCAGAGCTCTCAGGTGCCGCTGCTGCGGGACGGCGACAGCGCAG ccccctcgggacccccccccagcGTCCTGCGGTacctggaggagcagctgcacacctggggagggggcggggccagggaGTGGCCCCCAG aACGACGCCTTGAGCCGCGAGAGCCTCGTGGTGTGagcgggaccccaaaatccccgaaaatccccccaaaattcccccaaaatcccaaaactctcaaaaaaccccaaatttcccccaaaattccggaactttccccctcccccgctcgtttttgggcttttttggtgccttaa
- the LSR gene encoding lipolysis-stimulated lipoprotein receptor isoform X4 has protein sequence MAAALGALLALLGAPLQVWPLQVSVPEPRTVALLFQPVLLRCHFQVSSPGPAPIVTWKYKSFCPDTWAGPGATWDSPGEAAGACPDSARTVRIVATKQGTQVTLGDFYLGRPVTIQGGAELSLGPAAWGDSGLYLCTVTSTSDLQGNNEAVAELVVLDWLFVVLVALGAGLVALGAGLCWCQCCPHTCCCYLRCPCCPRTCCCPEALYLAGKAATSGGTFSPSPHPALPLQLLGSSQSSQVPLLRDGDSAAPSGPPPSVLRYLEEQLHTWGGGGAREWPPERRLEPREPRGVSGTPKSPKIPPKFPQNPKTLKKPQISPKIPELSPSPARFWAFLVP, from the exons atggcggcggcgctGGGGGCGCTGCTGGCGCTGCTCG gtgcgCCGCTGCAGGTGTGGCCGCTGCAGGTGTCGGTGCCCGAGCCCCGCACGGTGGCGCTGCTCTTCCAGCCGGTGCTGCTGCGCTGCCACTtccaggtgagctcacctggcCCCGCGCCCATCGTCACCTGGAAGTACAAATCCTTCTGCCCCGACACCTGGGCGGGGCCCGGCGCCACCTGGGACTCACCTGGCGAGGCGGCGGGCGCCTGCCCCGACTCGGCGCGCACCGTGCGCATCGTGGCCACCAAGCAGGGCACGCAG GTGACCCTGGGAGACTTCTACCTGGGCAGGCCCGTCACCATCCAGGGAG gTGCGGAGCTGAGCCTGGGCCCCGCGGCCTGGGGCGACTCCGGCCTTTACCTGTGCACGGTGACCTCGACCAGCGACCTGCAGGGCAACAACGAGGCCGTGGCCgagctggtggtgctgg ATTGGCTGTTCGTGGTGCTGGTGGCGCTGGGGGCGGGGCTGGTGGCGCTGGGGgcggggctgtgctggtgccagtGCTGCCCCCACACCTGCTGCTGTTACCTGcgctgcccctgctgcccccgcacctgctgctgccccgAGGCCC tttACCTGGCCGGGAAAGCCGCGACCTCGGGGGGCACCttcagcccctccccccacccagcgctgcccctgcagctcctcg gCAGCAGTCAGAGCTCTCAGGTGCCGCTGCTGCGGGACGGCGACAGCGCAG ccccctcgggacccccccccagcGTCCTGCGGTacctggaggagcagctgcacacctggggagggggcggggccagggaGTGGCCCCCAG aACGACGCCTTGAGCCGCGAGAGCCTCGTGGTGTGagcgggaccccaaaatccccgaaaatccccccaaaattcccccaaaatcccaaaactctcaaaaaaccccaaatttcccccaaaattccggaactttccccctcccccgctcgtttttgggcttttttggtgccttaa
- the LSR gene encoding lipolysis-stimulated lipoprotein receptor isoform X2 translates to MAAALGALLALLGAPLQVWPLQVSVPEPRTVALLFQPVLLRCHFQVSSPGPAPIVTWKYKSFCPDTWAGPGATWDSPGEAAGACPDSARTVRIVATKQGTQVTLGDFYLGRPVTIQGGAELSLGPAAWGDSGLYLCTVTSTSDLQGNNEAVAELVVLGSLPEGSRLLPEGTLPDWLFVVLVALGAGLVALGAGLCWCQCCPHTCCCYLRCPCCPRTCCCPEALYLAGKAATSGGTFSPSPHPALPLQLLGSSQSSQVPLLRDGDSAAPSGPPPSVLRYLEEQLHTWGGGGAREWPPERRLEPREPRGVSGTPKSPKIPPKFPQNPKTLKKPQISPKIPELSPSPARFWAFLVP, encoded by the exons atggcggcggcgctGGGGGCGCTGCTGGCGCTGCTCG gtgcgCCGCTGCAGGTGTGGCCGCTGCAGGTGTCGGTGCCCGAGCCCCGCACGGTGGCGCTGCTCTTCCAGCCGGTGCTGCTGCGCTGCCACTtccaggtgagctcacctggcCCCGCGCCCATCGTCACCTGGAAGTACAAATCCTTCTGCCCCGACACCTGGGCGGGGCCCGGCGCCACCTGGGACTCACCTGGCGAGGCGGCGGGCGCCTGCCCCGACTCGGCGCGCACCGTGCGCATCGTGGCCACCAAGCAGGGCACGCAG GTGACCCTGGGAGACTTCTACCTGGGCAGGCCCGTCACCATCCAGGGAG gTGCGGAGCTGAGCCTGGGCCCCGCGGCCTGGGGCGACTCCGGCCTTTACCTGTGCACGGTGACCTCGACCAGCGACCTGCAGGGCAACAACGAGGCCGTGGCCgagctggtggtgctgg ggTCTCTTCCCGAGGGCTCCCGGCTGCTGCCCGAGGGGACCCTGCCAG ATTGGCTGTTCGTGGTGCTGGTGGCGCTGGGGGCGGGGCTGGTGGCGCTGGGGgcggggctgtgctggtgccagtGCTGCCCCCACACCTGCTGCTGTTACCTGcgctgcccctgctgcccccgcacctgctgctgccccgAGGCCC tttACCTGGCCGGGAAAGCCGCGACCTCGGGGGGCACCttcagcccctccccccacccagcgctgcccctgcagctcctcg gCAGCAGTCAGAGCTCTCAGGTGCCGCTGCTGCGGGACGGCGACAGCGCAG ccccctcgggacccccccccagcGTCCTGCGGTacctggaggagcagctgcacacctggggagggggcggggccagggaGTGGCCCCCAG aACGACGCCTTGAGCCGCGAGAGCCTCGTGGTGTGagcgggaccccaaaatccccgaaaatccccccaaaattcccccaaaatcccaaaactctcaaaaaaccccaaatttcccccaaaattccggaactttccccctcccccgctcgtttttgggcttttttggtgccttaa